From the Haemophilus parainfluenzae genome, the window CACAACAAGTGTATTTACAGAAAAAACTCAATGAGCAACGAGAAGAAACGTTACATATCGCTTTCTTAGGCAAACGTGGTTCTTACTCTAATTTGGCTGCGCGTAACTATGCGGCTCGTTACCATCAACAATTTGCTGAAATCAGTTGCGATTCCTTTGCTCAAATTTTTGAAAAAGTTGAAAGTGGGGAAGCTGATTATGGTGTACTTCCTTTAGAAAACACCACATCAGGTGCAATTAATGAAGTTTATGATTTGCTTCAACATACTAGCTTATCATTGGTAGGGGAGTTGGCTTATCCTATCAAGCACTGTGTTTTAGTGAATGAGCAGGATGATTTAAGCAAAATTGATACACTTTATAGCCATCCACAGGTAATCCAGCAGTGTAGTCAATTTATTCAAAGTCTTGAGCGTGTGCATATTGAGTACTGCGAAAGTAGCTCTCATGCAATGCAGCTTGTGGCAAGCTTGAATAAACCTAATATTGCGGCATTAGGTAATGAAGATGGTGGCAAGCTTTACGGCTTACATGTGTTAAAACATAATATTGCTAACCAAGAGAACAATATCACTCGTTTTATTGTGGTAGCTAAACAAGCTCGAGAAGTTTCACCGCAAATTCATACGAAAACTTTATTGTTAATGACAACATCGCAACAAGCGGGTTCTCTAGTGGATGCTTTACTTGTGTTTAAAAAGCACGGTATTAATATGACCAAGCTTGAATCTCGTCCTATTTATGGCAAGCCTTGGGAAGAAATGTTCTATTTAGAAATTGAAGGAAATATTCATCATCCTGATACCCAAATTGCCTTGGAAGAGCTTAAACAATTCAGTAATTATCTGAAAGTACTTGGTTGTTACCCAAGTGAAATAGTGAAGCCTGCGAAGGTATAACGAAAATAAAAAAAGAGCGGTCGATTTAAAACAACGTTAAAATCGACCGCTCTTTTTATTGGGAAATCTTAAGCTTTTTTCAAGAACTCTGATTTCAACATGATTTTGCCACAATCGACGTTGTGATCTCCATTAACTAAACGGATATTTTTGAATTTTGTGCCTTTCTTCAACACTTCAGATGAACCTTTTAATTTTAAATCTTTAATTAAAAGCACATCATCACCATCGGCTAACAAGTTACCGTTGCTGTCTTTAACAATTAGTTGATCTTCATCGACTTCAACTGTTTCATTACCATTCCACTCATTACCACAATCAGGGCAAACAAAATTTACAGAATCATGATAAACATATTTGCCTTTACATTTTGGGCAAGCTGGCATTTGATCCATTTCTTTTTCCTTCTTTATCTGATTTAAGCCAAGTATAATGCGCACGGAGTATAACAAAAAAGTGACTATTCGCCAAAAAATGGGCAATTTCACGGAATTTATGAGGTATTTATGAAAAAAATTATGCTTTTGAGTACAGTGATGGGCAGTTTAATCTCAATCAATGCATTCGCGCACAATATCCAACCAAATCAACTTTTAGCCAATGTAACGGTTTCGGATAAAGGCGAAATCACTTTAAATGGCAATGATGTAGCGTATAAATCGTGGAGCTCAACGGCATTACCTGGCAAAGTCCGTGTGATTCAGCATATTGCAGGTAGAAGTGCGGCAAAAGAGAAAAATCAAGCGATGATCGAAGCCATCAAAGCTGCTCATTTTAACCAAGCCAAATATCAAACCACGACCATTATTAATGCTGATGATGCCGTTGTGGGCACGGGTATGTTTGTGAAAAGTAGCGCAGAAAAAGGCAAAAAAGAAAATGCCCATAGCCAAGTGATTTTAGATGATAAAAGTGCGGTCAAAAATGCGTGGGGATTACGTGAAAAAGACAGCGTGATTATTTTGCTTGATAAAACCGGCAAGGTGCAATTTGTGAAAGAAGGTAAATTGACGGATGATGAAGTCAAAGAAGTGATTTCACGTGCAACAGCATTAATGGCGAAGTAATAGAGTAATAAGCGGAAGTTCTCTTCCGCTTTTTTATCCTTTGAAATCCTTCATTAATTTTCTCAATGTGCCACAATTTCGTTGAAATTTACGGCAATGTGTACAGATGGCAAGATGCAAATTGAGCCCAATTTTTTCTTTAGTCATTAATGAGCGTTCTTGCGCATCTGAAATGAGTCGAGTCGCTTGGCGACATTTCATAAAATCACTCCTTAAAGTTTATGAGATAAGCAGTTTTGAAGTTGTAAGCGAGCACGATAGAGTGTCGTGTGCAAGTTACTTATGCTTAGTTGATTTTCTTGGCAAATTTCTTCGGAAGATAATTCCAAAAACTCTCTCATCATAAAAATCTTGGCTTGTTTGGCTGGCAGGCAAGTTAAGCAAGTTTCAAAAATCAGCCAGAATTCTTCAGAATAGACCGCACTTTCGCTCAGTTCGAGATCGAGTGGAGAATGTTCAGCTTTCCAGTGGCCCCCTTCATCAAAGAAATGATTAGTTTGTTCTTCATCTTCAATTTCGGTTTCTAGCACTAATTTGCCTTTCTGACGAAGAAAATCAATGATTTTATTTTTTAAGATAGCAAAGACCCAGGTCTTAAATGCCGCTTGTCGTTTAAATTGCTCAAGATGGTTAAATGCACTTAAAAAACTCTCTTGCACCAAATCTTCAGCTAATACAGAATCGCCCACCTGTAATGTGGCAAATTTCAGCATTTGCTCTCTAATTTGAGCCAAGTCTTTATTGGAAATTCCAGTTTTCATATTTTTTCCTTGAAAAAAGTGTAAGAAATAGATTTCTCATTCGTCTAATGATAATGAAAGGGGAAACCTTTCCATCCAATGCTAATTATTCACAAATTAAGGAAGATTCAAAATGAAAAATATTACTTCAAAAACAACCTTTACTGCTATTGCTGCACTTTTCTTCGCAACCAGTCTTTATGCGACCGATATGAAATCTAATGAAATGTCGATGGCAAAAGATTCCATGCCGATGACAAAAGATTCCATGCCGATGACAAAAGACGCTATGCCAATGCAAAATGACAAAATGGCATCTGATGGGATGATGAAATCTCATGATATGAAATCTCACGACATGAAAATGGATAATATGAAATCAGAAGGAATGAAATCTGATGATATGAAAACAAAAGAAATGAAAGCAAAAGAAATGAAGAAAAAAGCAAAAACAATGGAAAAACCGAAAATGTAATGCTTTCTTCTTAAAAGAAAAACTGCGGTCAATTTGACCGCAGTTTTTGTATCAAAGTGAGATTATTGTTTACGCCACGTCGTGCCGTTAGGGCCGTCTTCTAACACAATTCCCATTGCAGTGAGTTCATTACGAGCCGCATCTGCAGCAGCCCAATCTTTAGCAGCACGCGCTTCGTTGCGTTGTTTGATGAGCGCTTCAATTTTTGCGACTTCATCATCGTCAGAGCCCGCTTGTAAGAATTTTTCTGGATCTTGTTGAAGTAAACCTAAGATACCCGCTAATTCACGTAAACGAGCAGCAAGACCATTGGCTTTTTCTGTATCTTCAGTTTTCAATTTATTGATTTCACGAGCCATTTCAAATAAGACAGAAAGGGCATTCGGTGTATTGAAATCATCATCCATTGCCTCACGGAAGGCTTCCACAAAATTTTCACCACCAAAAGCAACCGCACTTTGATCGGTGCCACGTAAAGCGGTGTACAAACGTTCTAATGCACTTTGTGCTAAATTCAGGTTTTCTTCACTATAATTGAGTTGGCTGCGATAGTGTGCTGTTAATAAGAAATAACGCACCGCTTCTGCATTGTAGTGGTTTAATACATCACGAATAGTGAAGAAGTTGCCGAGGGATTTCGACATTTTTTCTTTATCTACCATAATCATGCCAGAATGGATCCAATAATTCACATATTGGCCCCCATGAGCACAGCAAGATTGGGCGATTTCATTTTCGTGATGCGGGAACATTAGGTCAGAACCGCCACCGTGAATATCAAAATGTTCGCCAAGTTGTTTGCAGTTCATTGCTGAACATTCAATGTGCCAACCTGGACGGCCCGCACCCCATGGTGATGGCCAGCTTGGTTCGTTTTCTTTCGACATTTTCCAAAGCACGAAATCCATTGGGTTTTTCTTGATTTCATTAATTTCAATACGTGCACCGGCTTGTAATTGGTCGAGATCTTGGCGCGATAATTTGCCGTATTCTTTAAAGCTTTCCACATCAAACATCACGTCGCCATTGTCTGCAACATAAGCATGGCCACGAGCAATCAATTTTTCCACAATTTCAATAATTTCAGGGATATGGTGTGTTGCACGAGGCTCAAAATCAGGGCGTAATACGTTTAATGCATCAAAATCTTTATACATTTCTTGCACCATACGATCCACAAGTTGATCGCAGGTTTCTTTGTTTTCTAATGCACGTTTAATGATTTTATCGTCTACATCCGTGATATTACGCACATAAGTCAAATCGTAGCCTAAAGAGCGTAAATAGCGAGCAATCACATCAAAACATACAAAGGTACGGCCGTGGCCAATATGGCATAAATCGTAAACGGTCACGCCGCACACATACATACCCACTTTTCCTTCATGGATAGGTTTGAACACTTCTTTTTCTCGAGTGAGGGTATTAAAGATCTTTAACATATTTTTTCTCTTCTGATTGGAATCCGACCGCACTTTTTCTGCTCATGGTGGCACTTTCTCGCCATTTGTGGAATAATGAATACCTTAATTTTCAAGAGGAAAACAACATGGTTACATTACACACAAATTTTGGCGATATTAAAATTAAACTTGATTTTGATAAAGCGCCAATCACCGCAGAAAACTTTTTAAATTATTGTAAAAACGGTTTCTATAATAACACAATTTTCCACCGTGTTATTGATGGATTTATGATCCAAGGTGGTGGTATGGAAAGCGGAATGCGTGAAAAAGCAACAAACGCACCGATCCAAAATGAAGCTAACAATCGTTTAAGCAATAAACGTGGCACAATCGCCATGGCGCGTACCTCTGATCCACATTCTGCAACGGCACAATTCTTTATTAACGTGGCAGATAATGACTTCTTAAACTACCGTTCAAAAGAGATGTTTGGCCGTGAAGTCGTGCAAGAATGGGGCTATGCCGTATTCGGTGAAGTGGTTGAAGGCATGGATGTGGTTGATAAAATCAAGAAAGTAAAAACCGGCAATAAAGGTTTCCACCAAGACGTTCCAACAGAAGATGTCGTGATTACATCAGTTTCTGTAGAATAATTAATTCGGTGTGTGGATGCGTAATCTACACACCTTTTTTTCTTAAGTGAAATAACACGATGCCTTTCTTCGATACACATACCCATCTTGATTATCTTCATCATGATACTGGTGAGCCATTAGCTCAGCTGGTGGATAACGCTAAGCAAGCTGATGTGCAGAAAATCTTGATTGTGGCGGTAAAAGAGTCGGATTTTAAAACGATCCAAAATATGACCGTACTTTTTCCTGAGCATCTTTATTGTGGACTTGGATTACATCCTCTTTATATCAAAGAGCATCAAGAGCATGATTTAGAGATATTGGATGCGGCATTATCCGTTCGTAATCAAAATTGTACAGCCGTAGCAGAAATAGGCTTAGAATGTGCGATTCCAGATTTATTAACGGATGAATTATGGCAAAAGCAGCAGCACTTTTTGGAAAGTCAGCTTTATTTAGCGAAGAAATACAATCTGTCGATCAATTTACATAGTCGTAAATCCCACGAGCAATTATTCCGCTTTTTGAAACAGGCTAATTTGACAAAATGTGGTGTGGTGCATGGTTTTTCAGGAAGTTACGATCAAGCAAAACGATTTGTGGATTTAGGCTATAAAATTGGCGTAGGCGGCACTATTACTTATGAACGCGCGAATAAAACGCGCCAAGCGATTGCGAAGTTGCCATTAGAGGCGTTGGTGTTAGAAACGGATACACCAGATATGCCGGTGTTTGGTTTTCAAGGACAACCTAATCGACCAGAACGGATTGTTCACACCTTTGAGGCGTTATGTCGTTTAAGAAGCGAAAATGCTGAAGTGATTAAAGAAACGGCTTGGCAGAATAGCTTAACCTTATTCGGTTAAACCTTAAAACGATAAATCACTTGATTGGCTGAACCACGCCAAACTAAGCTTGGGTCAGCCTGTTCTTGTATAAATTTTCCATCAATGAGCACGTCAATATAAGGCAACATTTGACGTTGATAATCATCAAGTTCGTCGAGTTTATATCCCGTCCACACCCAAATGTCCTTATCGGGGCATTCTTTTTTTACCCGTTTTACAAAAGGAAGTAAAGCTTCAACATTACGAGGATGCATCGGATCCCCACCTGAAAGCGTGAGCCCTTGACGTTTAATGCGCGTATCTTTTAAATCATTGATAATCTGTTGTTCCATCGCTTCATCAAATAATACGCCATTATCAAAAGACCAGCTCTTTTGATTGTAGCAACCACGGCAACCATGCGTACAACCGCTAACGAAAAGGGTACAACGGGTGCCTTCGCCATTTACAACATCAGTAGGGTAGTATTGGAGATAGTTCATGGTTTTTGCCTTAAAAGTGCGGTTGATTTTCTCGTCAAATTCACCGAATTGATAAATTAACCTTTGCAATACCGAGCCAATTCTTGCATAATAGCCCACCTAATCGCATTGCGATATCAATGGAAATCTTCTCGGTCTCTCGCAACGGTGTCCGGTTTACTCGGTCAGGTTCGGAAGAAAGCAGCCAAAGTCGGAATTTCTGTGTGCCGAGAATAAGCTGGGAAGATTTCCACCCAACTTATCCTTTCTTATTTTACACTCGCTCTACTAATTGTTTGAAGAAACCTTTTTCTAATTGCAATAATTCTGCATAAGTGCCTTTTTCAATTAGCTTCGCTTCATCAATCACACAAAGTTCATCAAATTGCTCAATCGCCGTTAAGCGGTGAGTCACCATAATTAAGGTTTTATTTTCAGCATGGGCAAGAATTAAACGCAGAATTTGGCGTTCAGTTTCGCGGTCTAAACCTTCAGTTGGCTCATCTAATAATAAAATTGGCGCATCATTAAGCAAAATACGCGCTAAGCCTAAACGACGCTGTTCTCCACCAGATAGTGGACGACCGCCATCACCTAACCAAATATCTAAGCCTTGTTCTTGTTCCAACAATTTGCCTAAACCAACTTGATTTAACACCTCGATCATTTTTTCATCAGGAATATTGACCGCACTTGCGAATTGCAGATTTTGACGAAGTGTATCGCTAAATACATGAACACGTTGCGTTAAAAAGCAGAATTGGCTGCGTAATGTATTTTCTGCATAATCAGCAATTGGCTTGCCAGCAAGGAATAATTC encodes:
- a CDS encoding zf-HC2 domain-containing protein is translated as MKCRQATRLISDAQERSLMTKEKIGLNLHLAICTHCRKFQRNCGTLRKLMKDFKG
- a CDS encoding YtfJ family protein, with the protein product MKKIMLLSTVMGSLISINAFAHNIQPNQLLANVTVSDKGEITLNGNDVAYKSWSSTALPGKVRVIQHIAGRSAAKEKNQAMIEAIKAAHFNQAKYQTTTIINADDAVVGTGMFVKSSAEKGKKENAHSQVILDDKSAVKNAWGLREKDSVIILLDKTGKVQFVKEGKLTDDEVKEVISRATALMAK
- a CDS encoding TatD family hydrolase, whose amino-acid sequence is MPFFDTHTHLDYLHHDTGEPLAQLVDNAKQADVQKILIVAVKESDFKTIQNMTVLFPEHLYCGLGLHPLYIKEHQEHDLEILDAALSVRNQNCTAVAEIGLECAIPDLLTDELWQKQQHFLESQLYLAKKYNLSINLHSRKSHEQLFRFLKQANLTKCGVVHGFSGSYDQAKRFVDLGYKIGVGGTITYERANKTRQAIAKLPLEALVLETDTPDMPVFGFQGQPNRPERIVHTFEALCRLRSENAEVIKETAWQNSLTLFG
- a CDS encoding peptidylprolyl isomerase gives rise to the protein MVTLHTNFGDIKIKLDFDKAPITAENFLNYCKNGFYNNTIFHRVIDGFMIQGGGMESGMREKATNAPIQNEANNRLSNKRGTIAMARTSDPHSATAQFFINVADNDFLNYRSKEMFGREVVQEWGYAVFGEVVEGMDVVDKIKKVKTGNKGFHQDVPTEDVVITSVSVE
- a CDS encoding sigma-70 family RNA polymerase sigma factor; protein product: MKTGISNKDLAQIREQMLKFATLQVGDSVLAEDLVQESFLSAFNHLEQFKRQAAFKTWVFAILKNKIIDFLRQKGKLVLETEIEDEEQTNHFFDEGGHWKAEHSPLDLELSESAVYSEEFWLIFETCLTCLPAKQAKIFMMREFLELSSEEICQENQLSISNLHTTLYRARLQLQNCLSHKL
- the pheA gene encoding prephenate dehydratase, whose product is MALDLSEIRQQITQIDRSLLKLLSERHRLAYDVVRSKEVTQKALRDLEREQQLLQELVQFSESQNYQLESQYITSVFQKIIEDSVLTQQVYLQKKLNEQREETLHIAFLGKRGSYSNLAARNYAARYHQQFAEISCDSFAQIFEKVESGEADYGVLPLENTTSGAINEVYDLLQHTSLSLVGELAYPIKHCVLVNEQDDLSKIDTLYSHPQVIQQCSQFIQSLERVHIEYCESSSHAMQLVASLNKPNIAALGNEDGGKLYGLHVLKHNIANQENNITRFIVVAKQAREVSPQIHTKTLLLMTTSQQAGSLVDALLVFKKHGINMTKLESRPIYGKPWEEMFYLEIEGNIHHPDTQIALEELKQFSNYLKVLGCYPSEIVKPAKV
- the cysS gene encoding cysteine--tRNA ligase produces the protein MLKIFNTLTREKEVFKPIHEGKVGMYVCGVTVYDLCHIGHGRTFVCFDVIARYLRSLGYDLTYVRNITDVDDKIIKRALENKETCDQLVDRMVQEMYKDFDALNVLRPDFEPRATHHIPEIIEIVEKLIARGHAYVADNGDVMFDVESFKEYGKLSRQDLDQLQAGARIEINEIKKNPMDFVLWKMSKENEPSWPSPWGAGRPGWHIECSAMNCKQLGEHFDIHGGGSDLMFPHHENEIAQSCCAHGGQYVNYWIHSGMIMVDKEKMSKSLGNFFTIRDVLNHYNAEAVRYFLLTAHYRSQLNYSEENLNLAQSALERLYTALRGTDQSAVAFGGENFVEAFREAMDDDFNTPNALSVLFEMAREINKLKTEDTEKANGLAARLRELAGILGLLQQDPEKFLQAGSDDDEVAKIEALIKQRNEARAAKDWAAADAARNELTAMGIVLEDGPNGTTWRKQ
- the nrdG gene encoding anaerobic ribonucleoside-triphosphate reductase-activating protein; the protein is MNYLQYYPTDVVNGEGTRCTLFVSGCTHGCRGCYNQKSWSFDNGVLFDEAMEQQIINDLKDTRIKRQGLTLSGGDPMHPRNVEALLPFVKRVKKECPDKDIWVWTGYKLDELDDYQRQMLPYIDVLIDGKFIQEQADPSLVWRGSANQVIYRFKV
- a CDS encoding zinc ribbon domain-containing protein YjdM → MDQMPACPKCKGKYVYHDSVNFVCPDCGNEWNGNETVEVDEDQLIVKDSNGNLLADGDDVLLIKDLKLKGSSEVLKKGTKFKNIRLVNGDHNVDCGKIMLKSEFLKKA